The following proteins are encoded in a genomic region of Rhodoferax aquaticus:
- a CDS encoding FecCD family ABC transporter permease, translating into MNKPLVLVWTLAGVLAALVLLAVGVCVGSTGFENLLGPLLHPAQDPVQTAMAQQIVWQIRLPRTAGAWAAGALLGLAGAVAQGLFRNPLADPYLLGSASGASLGVALALAALGGGAGMLSGSSAGSMMNGGMALSVFSSSVWVRIGLTGAAFLGAVVAVLLTLLLSKGVGHTLRLLLAGVVVGVVLGAMTHLVLLFTPDSLQAMQAFMLGSTAFVGWTSCWLMAGVWAVCVLAAWLLARVLDGLSLGDATAVSLGLPVAPMRAALVAVLALATGTAVAQTGLIAFVGLAAPHLVRSVIKTTHAHLMLLSSLVGGVLLMAADTLARGLLAPQELPVGVLTAVLGGGYLLWLMHRGTRSGGGAL; encoded by the coding sequence GTGAACAAGCCATTGGTGCTTGTGTGGACACTGGCCGGTGTGCTGGCAGCGTTGGTGCTGCTGGCCGTGGGCGTGTGCGTGGGCAGCACCGGGTTTGAGAACCTGCTCGGCCCCTTGCTGCACCCGGCGCAAGACCCCGTGCAAACTGCCATGGCCCAGCAAATCGTCTGGCAAATCCGCCTGCCGCGCACGGCAGGGGCTTGGGCTGCAGGTGCTTTGCTAGGGCTCGCTGGGGCGGTGGCGCAAGGCTTGTTTCGCAACCCGCTGGCCGACCCCTACTTGCTGGGCAGTGCGTCTGGTGCATCCCTAGGGGTTGCATTGGCGCTCGCGGCATTGGGCGGCGGTGCCGGCATGTTGAGTGGCAGCAGTGCCGGCAGCATGATGAATGGGGGCATGGCACTGAGTGTGTTTTCCAGCAGCGTGTGGGTGCGCATAGGTTTGACCGGGGCCGCCTTTTTGGGCGCGGTGGTGGCGGTGCTGCTGACGCTGCTGCTCTCCAAAGGCGTGGGCCATACCTTGCGCCTGCTTTTGGCCGGCGTGGTGGTGGGCGTGGTGCTGGGCGCCATGACGCATTTGGTGCTGCTCTTCACGCCTGACTCGTTGCAGGCCATGCAGGCCTTTATGTTGGGGTCTACCGCCTTTGTGGGCTGGACCTCATGCTGGCTGATGGCAGGCGTGTGGGCGGTGTGCGTGTTGGCCGCGTGGCTGCTGGCGCGCGTGCTTGACGGGCTGAGCCTGGGTGACGCTACGGCAGTGAGCCTGGGTCTGCCGGTCGCCCCCATGCGCGCGGCGCTGGTGGCGGTGCTGGCGCTGGCCACGGGCACGGCGGTTGCCCAGACGGGGCTGATCGCCTTTGTTGGCTTGGCTGCGCCCCACTTGGTGCGCTCTGTCATCAAGACTACCCACGCGCATTTGATGCTGCTCTCCAGCCTAGTTGGGGGCGTGCTCCTGATGGCGGCCGACACCTTGGCGCGTGGACTGCTGGCCCCGCAAGAGTTGCCCGTGGGCGTGCTCACGGCGGTGTTGGGTGGCGGCTATCTGCTGTGGCTCATGCACCGTGGCACCCGGTCTGGCGGAGGCGCGCTATGA
- a CDS encoding FecCD family ABC transporter permease, whose translation MSTAVHRWRALGPVSLHVALLLALLAVVGMVSVVSGSTPVRLAEVARSLGLLLSGADDSRYTMVDRIVVDLRLPRMVLAIVVGGGLAVVGALLQTATRNDLSDPYLFGLSSGSAAGAVAVITLTGEVLGLWTLPLAAFVGGMASVGVVLLLLRRYRSHTPERMILAGLSVSFLFTALTYYFTFLGDQRAAQSVLFWTMGGLGSARWDNLFVPLAGLLALAVFCWRNLGALDAMLGGENTAHSLGIDPQRLRIQAFVVCAFATACFVAVSGVIGFVGLMVPHLARAAAGALHRGMLVLAVLMGALLLLLSDVVCRTVLAPQELPVGIITASVGALFVMYTLLNQPDPA comes from the coding sequence ATGTCTACCGCTGTGCACCGTTGGCGAGCGCTGGGCCCCGTGTCGCTGCACGTGGCCTTGCTGCTGGCGCTGCTGGCCGTGGTAGGCATGGTCTCGGTGGTGTCAGGGTCTACGCCGGTGCGCTTGGCAGAAGTAGCCCGCAGCTTGGGCCTGTTGTTGTCTGGCGCGGATGACAGCCGCTACACCATGGTCGACCGCATCGTGGTCGACCTGCGCCTGCCGCGCATGGTGCTGGCCATTGTGGTCGGCGGGGGCTTGGCCGTAGTCGGCGCCTTGTTGCAAACAGCCACGCGCAACGACTTATCAGACCCTTATCTTTTTGGCTTGTCCTCGGGCTCGGCAGCGGGTGCCGTGGCCGTCATCACCCTCACCGGCGAAGTGCTGGGGCTGTGGACCCTGCCATTGGCTGCTTTTGTGGGGGGCATGGCATCTGTGGGCGTGGTGTTGCTCTTGCTGCGTCGCTACCGCAGCCACACGCCAGAGCGCATGATTTTGGCGGGCCTGTCGGTCTCGTTTTTGTTCACGGCGCTGACCTATTACTTCACGTTTTTGGGTGACCAACGGGCTGCGCAATCGGTGCTGTTTTGGACCATGGGCGGCCTGGGCTCCGCGCGCTGGGACAACCTATTTGTGCCCTTGGCTGGGCTGCTTGCATTGGCAGTGTTTTGCTGGCGCAATCTGGGCGCGCTAGATGCCATGCTGGGTGGCGAGAACACCGCCCACAGCCTGGGCATTGACCCACAGCGCTTGCGCATCCAGGCCTTTGTGGTGTGTGCCTTTGCCACCGCTTGCTTTGTGGCGGTCTCGGGCGTCATTGGCTTTGTGGGGCTCATGGTGCCGCACCTAGCGCGTGCAGCCGCAGGTGCCTTGCACCGTGGCATGTTGGTCTTGGCCGTGCTGATGGGCGCATTGCTTTTGCTCTTGAGCGACGTGGTGTGCCGCACCGTGCTTGCGCCCCAGGAGCTGCCGGTCGGCATCATCACCGCCAGCGTAGGTGCTTTGTTTGTGATGTACACCTTGCTCAACCAGCCTGACCCAGCCTAG
- the cobU gene encoding bifunctional adenosylcobinamide kinase/adenosylcobinamide-phosphate guanylyltransferase — protein MTGFTIACSELILGGQKSGKSRRAELLARQWLDAAPGHQAVMLATAQPWDDEMRQRIARHQADRAERVPGMRTVEEPLALAEAIRQHSNTHTLVVVDCLTLWLTNWLMPAESEQKSAPAHMDAAQTASLLIAIQEAAGPVVLVGNEIGLGVIPMGREVRAFVDALGRLNQDVAAVCERVTLMAAGLPLALKSAG, from the coding sequence ATGACCGGCTTCACCATCGCCTGCAGCGAACTGATTTTGGGTGGCCAAAAAAGCGGCAAGTCCCGCCGGGCCGAGTTGCTCGCCCGCCAGTGGCTGGATGCGGCCCCCGGCCACCAAGCTGTGATGCTTGCCACCGCCCAGCCCTGGGATGATGAAATGCGCCAGCGCATTGCACGCCACCAGGCCGACCGGGCCGAGCGCGTGCCCGGCATGCGCACGGTGGAAGAACCCCTTGCGCTGGCTGAGGCGATTCGCCAGCACAGCAATACCCACACCCTGGTGGTGGTGGACTGCCTGACGCTGTGGCTCACCAATTGGCTAATGCCCGCGGAATCTGAGCAAAAAAGTGCTCCTGCGCACATGGATGCTGCGCAGACAGCTTCTCTTTTGATAGCAATTCAAGAGGCTGCTGGCCCCGTGGTGTTGGTGGGCAATGAGATTGGGCTGGGTGTGATCCCCATGGGGCGCGAGGTACGCGCTTTTGTAGACGCTTTGGGTCGATTGAACCAAGACGTGGCGGCGGTGTGCGAGCGCGTGACGCTGATGGCGGCGGGCCTGCCACTGGCTTTGAAGAGCGCTGGCTGA
- a CDS encoding energy-coupling factor ABC transporter permease: MHIEPGLVDTTKIFLSYATATTAALYATKLAVDAVKKDGPSALIARALLCVGLVFCFFELMPHHPVGVSEVHLILGTTLMLIFGVAPAAIGLMGGLLIQSLFFAQQDLPQYGMNVTTLLVPLFATAALARRIVPENVAYVDLTYQQAFKLSAAYQGGIVAWVAFWAIYGRGVGMENMGQIATFGAAYMTVVLVEPLVDLGVLAAAKALRRLQGSPLINQRVYSAA; encoded by the coding sequence ATGCACATCGAACCCGGACTGGTCGACACCACCAAAATCTTCCTGAGCTACGCCACCGCTACCACGGCCGCCCTGTACGCCACCAAGCTGGCGGTGGATGCGGTTAAGAAAGACGGCCCCTCGGCCTTGATCGCCCGCGCTTTGCTATGCGTGGGCTTGGTGTTTTGCTTCTTTGAACTCATGCCGCACCATCCCGTGGGCGTCTCTGAAGTGCACTTGATCTTGGGCACCACCTTGATGCTGATCTTCGGCGTAGCGCCCGCCGCTATTGGCCTCATGGGCGGCTTGCTGATCCAGAGCCTGTTTTTCGCGCAGCAAGACTTGCCCCAGTACGGCATGAATGTCACCACCTTGCTGGTGCCCTTGTTCGCTACCGCCGCTTTGGCGCGCCGCATCGTGCCTGAGAACGTGGCCTATGTGGACCTGACGTACCAACAAGCCTTCAAGCTGTCGGCAGCCTACCAGGGTGGCATCGTGGCATGGGTGGCTTTTTGGGCCATCTACGGCCGCGGCGTGGGCATGGAAAACATGGGCCAGATCGCGACCTTCGGCGCTGCCTACATGACCGTGGTGTTGGTGGAGCCTCTGGTGGACTTGGGTGTGTTGGCCGCTGCCAAGGCCCTGCGTCGCTTGCAAGGCAGCCCGCTGATCAACCAGCGCGTGTACTCCGCTGCTTAA
- a CDS encoding ABC transporter ATP-binding protein encodes MKNIAICAHSISANLGNGLAKQQVLHGVSLDIAAGQWTSIVGPNGAGKSTLLRCLAGVLPHSGTVSLFGQPLQNLPNRERARQLAWLGQNEASADDLTVWDVAMLGRLPHQAWLAPPSSADHAAVEQALRATQAWEWRSRPLGHLSGGERQRVLLARALAVQAQVLLMDEPLANLDPPHQADWLAVVQALVAQGSTVVSVLHEISMALHADRMVVMAQGRVTHHGASNDASTHAAVAEVFEHRIAIHALAGQWVALPIMRRETTR; translated from the coding sequence ATTAAAAACATAGCGATCTGCGCCCATTCCATCAGCGCAAACCTCGGAAATGGCCTTGCTAAGCAGCAGGTGCTGCATGGTGTGTCGCTAGACATTGCCGCCGGGCAGTGGACCAGCATCGTAGGCCCCAATGGCGCAGGCAAGTCCACCTTGTTGCGCTGTTTGGCAGGCGTGTTGCCGCACAGTGGCACGGTGTCGCTGTTCGGCCAGCCGCTGCAGAATTTGCCAAACCGCGAGCGCGCCCGCCAACTGGCCTGGCTGGGCCAAAACGAAGCCTCTGCCGATGACTTGACCGTGTGGGACGTGGCCATGCTTGGCCGCCTGCCGCACCAAGCGTGGCTGGCTCCGCCTAGCAGTGCTGACCATGCTGCGGTAGAGCAGGCCCTGCGCGCAACCCAAGCCTGGGAGTGGCGCAGCCGCCCCCTAGGCCATTTGAGCGGTGGCGAACGCCAACGTGTGCTGCTAGCACGCGCCTTGGCGGTGCAAGCCCAAGTGTTGCTGATGGACGAACCCTTGGCCAACCTAGACCCGCCCCACCAAGCCGACTGGCTGGCCGTAGTGCAAGCGCTGGTGGCGCAGGGCAGCACGGTGGTCAGCGTGCTGCATGAAATCAGCATGGCCCTGCACGCAGACCGCATGGTGGTCATGGCGCAGGGGCGTGTGACCCACCACGGCGCAAGCAATGATGCGTCTACCCATGCCGCAGTGGCCGAAGTGTTTGAGCACCGCATTGCCATCCATGCCCTGGCGGGACAGTGGGTGGCACTGCCGATAATGCGAAGGGAGACAACACGCTGA
- a CDS encoding ABC transporter substrate-binding protein, with amino-acid sequence MMCLLPLSAHALQLTDDRGGSITLPAAPQRIVSLLPSLTETVCELGYCNRLVGVDRYSTYPASLQKLPQVGGGLDPNIEMIVALQPDVVLMAKSSRAGERLEALGIKVVALEPKTHADVQRVMLKIGQLLEAPDAQRIWRAIDAGVSAAAQSLPATSRGARVYFEVNEGPYAAGESSFIGETLTRLGAKNIVAAQLGPFPKLNPEFIVRANPDVILIGQRSAAALMARPGWQTMRAVRENRVCIFPLEEANVLVRPGPRMAEAARIMAQCLASKSPKSAGGKP; translated from the coding sequence ATGATGTGCCTGCTTCCTCTTTCAGCCCACGCGCTGCAGCTCACCGACGACCGGGGCGGGAGCATCACGCTGCCTGCTGCGCCGCAGCGCATTGTGAGTTTGCTGCCCTCGCTCACCGAGACGGTGTGCGAACTGGGCTACTGCAACCGCCTGGTGGGCGTGGACCGCTACTCCACCTACCCCGCGAGCCTGCAAAAGCTGCCGCAAGTGGGCGGGGGCTTAGACCCGAACATTGAAATGATCGTGGCCCTGCAACCCGATGTGGTGCTCATGGCCAAGTCCTCACGCGCGGGCGAGCGGCTGGAGGCATTGGGCATCAAGGTAGTTGCCCTAGAACCCAAGACGCATGCCGATGTGCAGCGGGTGATGCTCAAAATCGGCCAGCTGCTAGAAGCGCCAGACGCCCAGCGTATCTGGCGTGCGATTGATGCCGGTGTGTCGGCTGCGGCACAGTCGCTGCCCGCTACCTCACGCGGCGCTCGGGTCTACTTTGAGGTAAACGAGGGGCCCTATGCGGCGGGCGAGTCCTCCTTCATTGGCGAAACACTCACCCGCTTGGGCGCTAAAAACATAGTTGCCGCCCAACTGGGCCCGTTCCCCAAACTCAACCCTGAATTCATCGTGCGTGCCAACCCCGATGTGATTCTGATCGGCCAACGCAGTGCAGCTGCCTTGATGGCACGCCCGGGTTGGCAAACCATGCGCGCGGTGCGTGAAAACCGTGTGTGTATCTTCCCGCTAGAGGAGGCCAACGTACTGGTGCGCCCGGGCCCGCGCATGGCTGAGGCCGCCCGCATCATGGCGCAGTGCTTGGCCAGCAAGTCGCCCAAAAGCGCTGGGGGCAAGCCGTGA
- the cobO gene encoding cob(I)yrinic acid a,c-diamide adenosyltransferase has protein sequence MDLIAPPVDRDTPRPQGERRGLILVHTGTGKGKSTAAFGLALRAHGRGKAVKVYQFMKVPSARFGEHRLFEQLGIPITGLGDGFTWKSKDLDHSAELAQAGWEQAKATVMAGEHFMVVLDEIMYPLRYGWIPLESILSCLRERPPHVHVVLTGRNAPAELIELADTVTEMTMIKHHFKAGVPAQRGIED, from the coding sequence GTGGATTTGATCGCCCCCCCTGTAGACCGAGACACGCCACGCCCACAAGGCGAGCGGCGTGGTTTGATATTGGTGCACACCGGCACTGGCAAAGGCAAAAGCACGGCCGCCTTTGGGCTGGCCCTGCGCGCCCATGGCCGGGGCAAGGCGGTCAAGGTCTACCAGTTCATGAAAGTGCCCTCGGCGCGTTTTGGCGAGCACCGCCTGTTCGAGCAGCTGGGCATTCCCATTACGGGCTTGGGTGATGGCTTCACTTGGAAGAGCAAAGACCTGGACCACTCCGCCGAGCTGGCCCAAGCAGGCTGGGAGCAAGCCAAGGCCACGGTGATGGCGGGAGAGCACTTCATGGTGGTGCTGGATGAAATCATGTACCCCCTGCGCTACGGCTGGATTCCGCTAGAGAGCATTCTGTCCTGCCTGCGCGAGCGTCCGCCGCATGTGCATGTGGTGCTGACCGGCCGCAATGCGCCCGCCGAGCTGATCGAGCTGGCCGACACCGTGACCGAGATGACCATGATCAAGCACCACTTCAAAGCCGGTGTGCCCGCACAGCGCGGCATTGAAGACTGA
- a CDS encoding ABC transporter substrate-binding protein: MTLDLLHFESGPQRIVCLTEETTEWLYLLGQEHRIVGISGYTVRPRRARDEKPKVSAFLSAKTDKIMALKPDCVFGFSDLQADIAADLVKRGVQVTIFNQRSVADIFSMLYQVAAMVGEAEQGAQRIAEMQASLRAMQATVAAKVAAGARRPNVFFEEWDEPHISAIRWVSELMGIAGGDDCFPELAQEPMGKQRIIADGATIVQRAPDIILGSWCGKKFRPEKVAAREGWTEVPAVRDGQLFEIKSADILQPGPAALTDGVQQMHRIFMHWMDKDVASQGGRA; this comes from the coding sequence ATGACGCTTGATCTCTTGCACTTCGAGTCCGGCCCGCAGCGCATCGTCTGCCTCACAGAAGAGACCACCGAGTGGCTCTACCTCTTGGGTCAAGAGCATCGTATCGTTGGCATCTCGGGCTACACCGTGCGCCCCCGGCGCGCGCGGGACGAAAAGCCCAAGGTCAGCGCCTTTTTGAGCGCCAAGACCGACAAAATCATGGCGCTCAAGCCCGACTGTGTGTTCGGTTTTTCCGACTTGCAGGCCGACATTGCGGCGGATCTGGTCAAACGCGGCGTGCAAGTCACCATCTTCAACCAGCGCAGTGTGGCCGACATTTTTTCCATGCTCTACCAAGTGGCCGCTATGGTCGGCGAGGCAGAGCAGGGCGCCCAGCGCATTGCCGAAATGCAGGCCAGTTTGCGTGCCATGCAGGCCACAGTGGCCGCCAAGGTGGCCGCCGGCGCACGCCGTCCTAACGTGTTTTTTGAAGAGTGGGACGAGCCCCACATCAGCGCGATCCGCTGGGTGTCTGAATTGATGGGCATTGCGGGCGGTGACGATTGCTTTCCTGAGTTGGCGCAAGAGCCCATGGGCAAGCAGCGCATCATTGCCGATGGTGCCACTATCGTGCAGCGCGCACCCGACATCATTCTGGGCTCTTGGTGCGGCAAGAAATTCAGACCCGAGAAAGTGGCTGCCCGCGAAGGCTGGACTGAAGTACCCGCGGTGAGAGACGGGCAGCTGTTTGAAATCAAGTCTGCCGACATTTTGCAACCCGGCCCCGCTGCGCTGACAGACGGCGTGCAGCAGATGCACCGCATCTTTATGCACTGGATGGACAAGGACGTAGCGTCACAAGGAGGTCGAGCATGA
- a CDS encoding ABC transporter substrate-binding protein: MKSYRMPFCANQKMPALPRVLVAALALCASSVFAQTFPVTVDSCGEKLTFTAPPKAALVHDINMTEMALALGLQKNMVGVSGITGWYKMSPEFRLALGNIKEIAPKQPTMENILAANPDFFFAGWNYGMKVGGDVTPSTLQKYKIPTLVLSESCIHVDKNRPRASMDLLYTDFIKLGTIFGKEATAKAQVAEWKQRLARLPKASGKEATRMFLFDSGEDKPFTAGKYAIPTAMMEAVGGRNIMDDVETSWGTVAWEAVAARNPEFLVLLDYQNDGGADKLLQFLQKHPLMQHTDAVKNKRFVALRYEELTPGPANIGAIEKMAKAAAR, encoded by the coding sequence ATGAAAAGTTACCGTATGCCCTTTTGTGCCAATCAAAAAATGCCCGCCTTGCCCCGTGTGTTAGTGGCCGCCTTGGCGCTGTGCGCCAGCAGCGTGTTTGCACAAACCTTTCCAGTCACCGTGGACAGCTGCGGTGAGAAGCTCACGTTTACTGCTCCACCCAAGGCCGCATTGGTCCATGACATCAACATGACCGAAATGGCGCTGGCGCTGGGCTTGCAAAAAAACATGGTGGGTGTGAGTGGCATCACCGGCTGGTACAAGATGAGCCCTGAGTTCAGGCTGGCCTTGGGCAACATCAAAGAAATTGCGCCCAAGCAACCCACGATGGAAAACATTCTGGCCGCCAACCCCGACTTTTTCTTTGCTGGTTGGAACTACGGTATGAAGGTGGGCGGTGACGTTACCCCCAGCACCTTGCAGAAGTACAAAATCCCCACCCTGGTCTTGAGCGAAAGCTGCATCCATGTGGACAAAAACCGCCCCCGCGCCAGCATGGACTTGCTGTACACCGACTTCATCAAGCTAGGCACTATTTTTGGCAAAGAAGCCACTGCCAAGGCCCAGGTCGCGGAGTGGAAGCAGCGTCTAGCTCGCCTGCCCAAAGCCAGCGGCAAAGAAGCCACGCGCATGTTCTTGTTTGACTCAGGCGAAGACAAGCCCTTTACGGCGGGCAAGTACGCCATCCCCACCGCCATGATGGAGGCCGTGGGCGGCCGCAACATCATGGACGATGTGGAAACCAGCTGGGGCACCGTGGCCTGGGAAGCCGTGGCCGCGCGCAACCCCGAGTTCTTGGTGCTGCTGGACTACCAAAACGATGGCGGTGCCGACAAGCTCCTGCAGTTCTTGCAAAAGCACCCGCTCATGCAGCACACCGATGCCGTGAAGAACAAGCGCTTTGTGGCCCTGCGCTATGAAGAGCTCACCCCCGGCCCCGCCAACATTGGCGCGATCGAGAAGATGGCCAAGGCAGCCGCCCGTTGA
- a CDS encoding ABC transporter ATP-binding protein: MFTALPPIPLPAQPELQLDNASLLRQGKRVVNSVSLTVPFGAHVALVGPNGSGKTTLLQVMAGRLAPSQGRVLIGGVDLARLSGNQRAQQIAVVHQHEQVHGQLRVRDYVALGRTPHAQVSHDESAAVVSRAVQRCRLQPLLDRPMRTLSGGEQQRAAIARALAQEPRILLLDEPTNHLDLRTRADMLDLLTELGVTVIAALHELSLVQRFAHRVVVLGEGRVVAQGEPSQVLTQELVHGHFGMDVFYLPLPHREQDIAVFESPQTAKGADSVPRATVREPVAETLA, encoded by the coding sequence ATGTTTACCGCCTTGCCCCCCATCCCACTTCCGGCCCAGCCAGAGCTGCAGCTTGACAACGCATCGCTGCTGCGCCAAGGCAAGCGGGTGGTGAACAGCGTGAGCCTGACCGTGCCCTTTGGTGCCCATGTAGCGCTGGTGGGGCCCAACGGTTCGGGCAAAACGACCTTGCTGCAGGTCATGGCGGGCCGCCTGGCACCTAGCCAAGGGCGTGTCTTGATCGGCGGCGTGGACCTTGCCCGTCTGTCAGGTAACCAGCGCGCGCAACAGATAGCGGTTGTGCACCAGCATGAGCAGGTGCACGGCCAACTGCGGGTGCGCGACTATGTGGCTTTGGGGCGCACGCCCCATGCGCAAGTCAGCCACGACGAGAGCGCCGCAGTGGTGAGCCGCGCGGTGCAGCGCTGCCGCCTGCAGCCGCTGCTTGACCGGCCCATGCGCACGCTCTCCGGCGGCGAGCAACAGCGCGCCGCCATTGCACGGGCTTTGGCACAAGAGCCGCGCATTCTTTTGCTCGACGAGCCCACCAACCACCTGGACCTGCGCACCCGCGCCGACATGCTGGACTTGCTCACCGAACTCGGTGTGACGGTGATCGCCGCCTTGCATGAGTTGAGCTTGGTGCAGCGCTTTGCCCACCGGGTGGTCGTGCTGGGCGAGGGCCGTGTGGTGGCCCAGGGCGAGCCATCCCAAGTGCTCACGCAAGAGTTGGTGCACGGCCACTTTGGCATGGATGTTTTTTACTTACCCTTGCCCCACCGTGAGCAAGACATTGCGGTGTTTGAGTCACCCCAAACGGCCAAGGGCGCTGACAGTGTGCCTCGCGCCACCGTGCGCGAGCCAGTGGCCGAAACGCTGGCGTAA
- a CDS encoding cobyrinate a,c-diamide synthase codes for MSPQTLPCPALLITAPSSGQGKTTVTSALARLHTRQGRRVRVFKCGPDFLDPYWHQLASGAPVYQLDLWMTGEADCRQRLWRAAQEADLILVEGVMGLFDGDPCAADLAERFGLPVMAVMDSGSMAGTFGALAYGLQTFRPGLRWAGALANRVATERHAAMLQRSLRSDSPWLGAVMRNAAMKLPERHLGLTVASEVADAQARLDAAADAIAQTPLGQMGLIDLKQWSVDFHPPAEAPKGEATKGFAQVKEEPAKRAGDTEQSPWSSHRLAAKEPSLQIGSNLIGKTIAVARDAAFCFIYTANLDCLRELGAELVFFSPLTDHTLPACDAVWIPGGYPELHAATLAANTSMRDSLAAHAQAGKPVWAECGGMMVLFDSISTTDGAQHRLWGLLPGEVTMHKRLSALGPQQLKLTSGTLRGHTFHYSTSSSPLVPVARTARPDHDPMPDAGEALWQRGSVRASYFHAWFPSCPQAVVELFSPAPEVRA; via the coding sequence ATGAGCCCCCAAACGCTGCCTTGCCCTGCGTTACTGATCACGGCCCCGTCTTCTGGACAGGGTAAGACGACGGTTACGTCTGCTTTGGCACGCCTGCACACCCGTCAGGGCCGCCGCGTGCGGGTGTTCAAGTGCGGGCCGGATTTTCTGGACCCCTACTGGCACCAGCTGGCCAGCGGTGCACCGGTGTATCAGCTGGACCTGTGGATGACCGGCGAGGCCGATTGCCGCCAACGCCTATGGCGCGCCGCGCAAGAGGCAGACCTGATTTTGGTGGAAGGCGTGATGGGGCTTTTTGATGGCGACCCCTGCGCTGCCGATCTGGCTGAGCGCTTTGGTCTTCCGGTCATGGCGGTGATGGACTCTGGCTCCATGGCAGGCACCTTTGGCGCACTGGCTTACGGCCTGCAAACCTTCCGTCCCGGCTTGCGCTGGGCCGGCGCTTTAGCCAATCGTGTCGCCACCGAACGCCACGCGGCCATGCTGCAACGCAGCCTGCGCAGCGACAGCCCGTGGCTGGGCGCCGTGATGCGCAATGCCGCCATGAAGCTGCCTGAGCGCCATCTGGGGCTGACAGTCGCCAGCGAGGTAGCCGATGCGCAAGCGCGCCTAGACGCCGCAGCTGACGCGATAGCGCAGACCCCATTAGGCCAAATGGGCTTGATAGACCTAAAGCAATGGTCCGTGGACTTCCACCCACCAGCGGAAGCGCCCAAAGGCGAGGCGACCAAGGGCTTTGCGCAGGTAAAGGAGGAGCCCGCAAAGCGGGCGGGGGACACGGAGCAAAGCCCTTGGTCGTCTCACCGTCTTGCTGCGAAAGAACCATCGTTGCAAATCGGCTCGAACTTGATAGGCAAAACTATCGCAGTAGCCAGAGACGCCGCCTTCTGCTTCATCTACACCGCCAACCTCGACTGCTTGCGCGAACTGGGGGCGGAGCTGGTCTTTTTCTCGCCGCTTACAGACCACACATTGCCTGCTTGCGATGCGGTGTGGATTCCTGGCGGCTATCCCGAACTGCACGCTGCCACGCTGGCTGCCAATACAAGCATGCGAGATAGCCTTGCCGCCCATGCACAGGCTGGCAAGCCTGTATGGGCCGAGTGCGGCGGCATGATGGTTTTGTTTGACTCGATCTCCACCACGGACGGCGCGCAGCACCGCCTCTGGGGTTTGCTGCCCGGTGAAGTCACCATGCACAAACGCCTGTCCGCGCTAGGCCCACAACAACTGAAGCTCACATCCGGCACCCTGCGGGGCCACACCTTCCACTACTCCACCAGCAGCAGCCCCTTGGTGCCAGTGGCCCGCACCGCGCGCCCCGACCACGACCCCATGCCCGACGCGGGTGAGGCCCTGTGGCAGCGTGGCTCCGTGCGGGCCAGCTACTTCCATGCTTGGTTCCCCTCCTGCCCCCAGGCCGTGGTGGAGTTGTTTTCACCTGCCCCAGAGGTGCGCGCATGA